In a single window of the Leptospira sanjuanensis genome:
- a CDS encoding dihydrofolate reductase family protein has protein sequence MRKLIVLEFLTLDGVIQAPGAPKEDTDGGFLYGGWQVPYFDEAVGAVMNRQMNLPFDLLLGRKTFDIWAPYWPKHADFWPAVMTATKYVASNTMTSHEWQPSVFLNGNIADKIKKLKQEEGPDLHVYGSADLVQTLMKHDLIDEFWLKIYPLTLGGGKRLFVDGTIPAAFQVTESEVTPNGVVIANYKRAGAVETGSF, from the coding sequence ATGAGAAAACTGATTGTGCTCGAATTTCTCACTTTGGATGGAGTCATCCAAGCTCCAGGCGCACCGAAAGAAGATACGGACGGCGGTTTCCTATATGGCGGATGGCAGGTTCCGTATTTCGACGAAGCCGTTGGGGCGGTCATGAATCGACAGATGAATTTGCCCTTTGATCTTTTATTAGGGCGAAAGACATTCGATATATGGGCGCCTTATTGGCCGAAACATGCGGACTTCTGGCCGGCGGTTATGACGGCGACCAAATACGTCGCTTCGAATACGATGACTTCTCACGAATGGCAGCCCTCCGTATTTTTAAACGGAAACATCGCGGATAAAATCAAAAAACTCAAACAAGAAGAAGGACCGGATTTACACGTATACGGAAGCGCCGATCTCGTTCAAACTCTCATGAAACACGATCTGATCGACGAGTTTTGGTTAAAGATATATCCTCTGACGTTGGGCGGCGGAAAACGATTGTTCGTCGACGGCACGATCCCTGCGGCGTTCCAAGTGACCGAAAGCGAAGTCACGCCGAACGGTGTCGTCATTGCGAACTATAAACGTGCAGGTGCGGTAGAAACCGGAAGTTTTTGA
- a CDS encoding PDZ domain-containing protein, with translation MRTTLLERTVSALRSALVKRRVLRSRVASFLYGASLLRLAIFIILFATSVSTEFGSLRAETILVHFRKFSHQNPWQKGSHYERKIPAVIADGDFLLALLPPGEMPLFSEMNPETRPGTRLYIFKHDPETGLALFSHRGKFSSKKRVHFAGAHSPACSRFFPKLEWGHPEFSNAILRMSRQSREESSERKFLYSKNGICGYSDGRWNVPSEYLSAFVHSSSSSPIAHPGFSFDDALTVPEKKFYFPDASYGVVVSEVYPGVGPVHNLFPGDAIYSVNGQGFSTPPDRQEILSRILTRNHQIALPGTLVTLGIFRAGKRREITYSLKSYTEESFFIPSKSGVKPPRYLISGGLFFTELTGAYLKESGDKYRENSDKKLLYLYESFNKKMHPEKNRLVFISRVFPDSSNEGFHDFQDQILESVNDKPVRSLADLKEILKENHDSHIVFRFSGNRIATFEKEQLQSLNQKIISNYNLDKLDNLD, from the coding sequence ATGAGAACGACCTTGCTGGAAAGAACCGTTTCGGCTTTACGATCCGCCTTGGTAAAACGGAGAGTTTTGCGCTCAAGAGTCGCGTCTTTCTTATACGGAGCTTCGTTGTTGCGACTTGCAATTTTTATAATACTCTTTGCGACTTCGGTTTCGACCGAATTCGGATCTTTGCGGGCGGAAACGATCCTCGTGCACTTTCGGAAGTTTTCCCACCAGAATCCTTGGCAAAAGGGTTCGCACTACGAACGAAAAATCCCGGCAGTGATCGCGGACGGCGACTTTTTACTGGCGCTTTTGCCGCCGGGAGAAATGCCCTTGTTTTCGGAAATGAATCCGGAAACGAGACCGGGAACCCGTTTGTATATTTTCAAACACGATCCGGAAACCGGCTTGGCTCTTTTTTCCCACAGAGGAAAGTTCTCTTCGAAAAAGCGGGTTCACTTTGCCGGCGCCCATTCCCCCGCTTGTTCCCGTTTTTTTCCGAAACTCGAATGGGGACATCCCGAATTTTCGAACGCGATCCTGCGGATGAGCAGACAATCCAGAGAAGAATCGAGTGAAAGAAAATTCTTATATTCCAAAAATGGAATCTGCGGTTATTCGGACGGACGCTGGAACGTTCCTTCGGAATATCTTTCCGCCTTCGTTCATTCCTCGTCTTCCAGTCCGATTGCACATCCCGGTTTTTCCTTCGACGACGCTTTGACAGTCCCCGAAAAGAAATTCTACTTTCCGGACGCTTCGTACGGGGTAGTCGTTTCGGAAGTATATCCCGGAGTCGGACCGGTCCATAACTTATTTCCAGGAGACGCCATCTACAGCGTCAACGGCCAGGGATTTTCCACACCGCCCGATCGTCAGGAAATTCTTTCCAGAATTCTTACAAGAAATCATCAAATCGCTCTTCCGGGAACGTTGGTGACGCTCGGGATATTCCGCGCGGGCAAACGGAGAGAAATCACGTACTCGTTAAAATCGTACACGGAGGAATCCTTCTTTATTCCTTCCAAATCCGGCGTAAAACCGCCTCGATATCTGATCAGCGGAGGACTTTTCTTCACCGAATTGACCGGAGCCTATTTGAAAGAATCCGGGGATAAGTATCGTGAGAATTCGGATAAGAAGCTTTTGTATCTGTACGAATCCTTCAACAAGAAGATGCATCCCGAAAAGAATCGACTCGTGTTTATCAGCAGAGTGTTTCCGGACTCGTCCAACGAGGGCTTTCACGATTTTCAAGATCAGATCCTGGAATCCGTAAACGACAAGCCCGTGCGTTCTCTTGCCGATCTTAAGGAAATTCTAAAAGAGAATCACGATTCTCATATCGTATTCCGTTTTTCAGGCAATCGAATTGCGACGTTTGAAAAGGAACAACTCCAAAGCCTCAATCAGAAAATAATCTCAAATTATAATCTGGATAAACTGGATAATTTAGACTGA
- a CDS encoding ATP-binding response regulator yields MRILFLDDEEVIRDLFREIFGGFHDLTLAGTAEEALEICKDKSFDLIVTDVRLPKMSGIDFISKLRDIGVNTPFIVITGNQDIDVSIRALRLGAVDFFIKPFRMDAIRHSLQKFENLFISSQELIGKNHFQLAQSKQQFSIKPSLKNLNQYVNLVMRSISLIPGIHTDDVLAIKLALYELLGNAIEHGSAGINYENKSKLLSSEVNYFDHVDRICDALNESVQLDVSFENQKIYVSLKDHGAGFDPSKVPDPVTDPNASHLSGRGIFLVRMNVDELIYNEIGNEVSFSKTLKKATPVLQK; encoded by the coding sequence ATGCGAATTCTTTTTTTAGACGACGAAGAAGTGATCCGCGACTTGTTTCGTGAAATATTCGGCGGATTTCACGATCTCACCTTGGCGGGCACCGCGGAAGAAGCGCTCGAAATCTGCAAGGACAAGTCCTTCGATTTGATCGTGACCGACGTACGTCTTCCCAAGATGAGCGGGATTGACTTCATCTCCAAATTGAGAGACATAGGAGTCAACACTCCGTTCATCGTCATCACCGGAAATCAGGACATAGACGTTTCGATCCGCGCTCTTCGTTTAGGCGCCGTGGACTTTTTTATCAAACCGTTTCGCATGGATGCGATCCGTCATTCCCTGCAGAAGTTCGAGAATCTTTTTATCTCAAGCCAGGAGTTGATCGGCAAAAATCACTTTCAACTCGCCCAATCCAAGCAGCAGTTTTCGATCAAACCTAGTTTAAAAAACTTGAATCAATATGTGAACCTCGTCATGCGCTCGATTTCCCTGATCCCCGGAATTCATACGGACGACGTTCTCGCGATCAAACTTGCCCTTTACGAATTGCTCGGCAACGCGATCGAACACGGTTCCGCCGGAATCAACTACGAAAACAAATCCAAACTTCTTTCCTCCGAGGTGAACTACTTCGATCACGTGGATCGGATCTGCGACGCGTTGAACGAATCGGTTCAACTCGATGTCAGCTTTGAAAATCAAAAGATTTACGTTTCTCTAAAAGATCACGGAGCCGGTTTTGATCCTTCCAAAGTTCCCGATCCCGTGACGGATCCGAACGCGAGTCATCTTTCGGGACGAGGTATTTTTTTAGTAAGAATGAACGTGGACGAACTGATCTACAACGAGATCGGAAACGAAGTCAGTTTTAGCAAAACCTTAAAGAAGGCTACGCCGGTTCTTCAAAAATAA
- a CDS encoding VOC family protein: MDMRLFVCILIGGNKRMTLKRMDNVSIIVEDLAATIALFGELGMELEGQARVEGPWADDVVGLKGMQVDMALMRTPDGHSRLELVKFLSPKAVHAEPRNAPVNTLGISRIMFAVENIEEVLARLQTHGVKLVGKVARYENSYLLCYLRCPEGFLIALAEELH; this comes from the coding sequence ATGGACATGCGCTTGTTTGTCTGCATATTGATCGGGGGAAATAAACGGATGACGCTGAAACGGATGGACAATGTGAGTATTATCGTCGAAGACCTCGCGGCAACGATCGCTCTCTTCGGCGAGCTTGGCATGGAGCTGGAAGGACAGGCTCGCGTCGAAGGACCATGGGCGGACGACGTTGTGGGTTTGAAAGGGATGCAGGTCGATATGGCCTTGATGCGAACGCCGGACGGACATAGCCGCCTTGAATTGGTGAAGTTTCTCAGTCCGAAGGCCGTGCACGCGGAACCGAGGAACGCGCCGGTGAACACTTTGGGAATCAGTCGTATTATGTTTGCCGTCGAAAACATCGAAGAGGTTTTGGCTCGACTTCAAACTCATGGGGTCAAGCTTGTCGGGAAGGTGGCCCGCTATGAAAATAGTTACTTACTCTGTTATCTCCGCTGCCCCGAAGGCTTTTTGATCGCATTGGCCGAGGAACTTCACTGA
- a CDS encoding phosphatase PAP2 family protein, which translates to MSANIGWFQDSFWFGETFLVSLRGGGFDPVLGIVTLVFHHLGGNTFFMILLSSVYVLADRKLGIRLAFGLLTTGILNGLTKAFLESPRPNLPWIGPGNLTEGSYGFPSGHVQTSVVIWGLIFLHVKNKTIRTIALLIILFMPFSRMYAGVHFAGDALGGFALGIFGLALVEILFRSFSELESSGRFEGQTLSNTKTLSLVIVVFTLPSVLLYSNADVLEKLKSYENVISASGALAGFSIGILLCKFHSLDWKPADSFAEVLKRAGVLITGILLFYILPGIVVQKLFPENPVARYLRYGIVSSYIAFFSVFILDRWKGKADLKN; encoded by the coding sequence ATGAGTGCAAACATCGGTTGGTTTCAAGATTCGTTTTGGTTCGGAGAAACGTTTTTAGTTTCTTTGCGGGGAGGAGGGTTCGATCCGGTTCTCGGAATCGTTACGCTCGTCTTTCATCATTTGGGCGGTAACACCTTCTTTATGATTCTTCTTTCTTCGGTGTATGTTCTTGCCGATCGAAAACTCGGAATTCGACTTGCCTTCGGACTATTGACGACGGGGATTCTCAACGGCTTGACCAAAGCTTTTTTGGAAAGTCCAAGGCCGAACCTGCCTTGGATCGGTCCTGGAAATTTAACGGAAGGTTCTTACGGATTTCCTTCGGGGCATGTGCAGACGAGCGTCGTGATCTGGGGATTGATCTTTCTCCATGTGAAAAACAAAACGATCCGAACGATCGCGCTTCTTATCATTTTGTTTATGCCTTTTTCGAGAATGTACGCGGGAGTTCATTTTGCGGGTGACGCGCTCGGAGGATTCGCGCTCGGAATTTTCGGGCTTGCACTTGTGGAAATCTTGTTTCGGTCTTTTTCCGAGTTGGAATCTTCCGGACGCTTTGAGGGACAGACTCTCTCAAATACCAAAACTCTTTCTTTAGTGATCGTAGTATTTACCTTGCCTTCCGTTCTATTGTATTCGAACGCGGATGTGTTGGAAAAACTCAAGTCCTATGAGAACGTGATATCCGCAAGCGGAGCCTTGGCGGGATTTTCGATCGGAATTCTGCTTTGCAAATTTCATTCTTTGGATTGGAAACCCGCGGATTCTTTTGCGGAAGTTTTGAAACGGGCGGGAGTGTTGATTACAGGGATCTTGTTGTTTTACATTCTTCCTGGAATCGTCGTTCAAAAGCTCTTTCCCGAAAATCCGGTTGCAAGATACCTCCGGTACGGGATCGTTAGCAGTTACATCGCTTTTTTTTCCGTATTTATTTTGGATCGATGGAAGGGAAAAGCTGATTTAAAAAACTAG
- a CDS encoding methylmalonyl-CoA mutase family protein: METQIYTPQHKVRFITAASLFDGHDASINIMRRILQASGVEVIHLGHNRSVREIVECAIQEDAQGIAITSYQGGHVEYFKYMIDLLKEKGAGHIKVFGGGGGTILPSEIKELESYGVTRIYSPDDGRELGLQGMINDLIRKSDFIPPLTFNGTLHSSLKDKNPLAIAQTITLVENTFERQELEKSALTEKLKFPPGNKTVPILGITGTGGAGKSSLTDELVRRFLIDFPDKTIAILSVDPSKRKTGGALLGDRIRMNSISHERVYMRSFATREANIALNKNVKRSIDVLKSAGFDLIVVETAGIGQSDSEITEVADIALYVMTPEYGAATQLEKIDMIDYADLIAINKFDKRGALDALRDVKKQYQRSRQLFDKNLDSMPVFGTIASQFNDPGTNGLYSNVIRALSDKMKLGWNSSYEKEAGMSEKIFIIPPDRVRYLAEIREECNRYDQIAEKESEKARKLFQLQGAIEVLRSSGQETNILESEYSKIENSLAPETKKILAGWEAKLANYRGENFTYKVRDKEIKVSNRTTSLSNLEIPKVATPKFKDWGEIVRWSFQENFPGEFPFTAGVFPFKRTGEDPTRMFAGEGGPERTNARFHYVSLGMPAQRLSTAFDSVTLYGEDPGERPDIYGKIGNSGVSIATLDDAKKLYSGFDLSNPTTSVSMTINGPAPMVLAFFMNAAIDQACEKHIKATGIETEVRQKIEAIYKAKNLPIPKYNAPIPEGNDGLGLLLLGVTGDEVLEKEVYEKIKRETVKVVRGTVQADILKEDQAQNTCIFSTEFALKMMGDIQQYFITNQVRNFYSVSISGYHIAEAGANPITQVAFTLANGLTYVEYFLSRGMKIDDFAPNLSFFFSNGIDPEYAVIGRVARRIWAKAMKNKYGANDRSAMLKYHIQTSGRSLHAQEIAFNDIRTTLQALYAIYDNCNSLHTNAYDEAITTPTEESVRRAMAIQLIINRELGLAKNENPGQGSFIIEELTDLVEQAILQEFHRISERGGVLGAMEMMYQRNKIQEESLYYESLKHSGDFPVIGVNTFLSKEGSPTIIPEEVIRSTDAEKQAQIGALREFHKRNETDLADRLRQLKNVSLSNGNIFEELMETSKKVSLGQMTHALYEVGGQYRRSM, translated from the coding sequence ATGGAAACGCAAATCTACACTCCACAACACAAGGTTCGCTTTATCACGGCCGCTTCCCTTTTCGACGGGCACGACGCGTCGATCAATATTATGCGAAGAATTCTCCAGGCGTCCGGAGTGGAAGTGATTCATCTCGGACACAACCGTTCGGTCCGCGAAATCGTGGAATGCGCGATCCAAGAGGACGCGCAGGGAATCGCGATCACGAGTTACCAGGGCGGTCACGTGGAATACTTCAAATACATGATCGATCTGTTGAAGGAAAAAGGCGCGGGTCATATCAAGGTATTCGGGGGCGGAGGAGGAACCATTCTTCCGTCCGAGATCAAGGAACTCGAATCCTACGGAGTCACGCGCATCTATTCTCCGGACGACGGAAGAGAACTAGGACTTCAGGGAATGATCAACGACCTGATTCGCAAATCCGACTTCATTCCGCCGCTGACGTTCAACGGCACGTTGCATTCTTCCTTAAAGGATAAGAATCCTCTCGCGATCGCGCAGACAATCACGCTCGTCGAGAACACGTTCGAAAGACAGGAACTCGAAAAATCCGCGTTAACCGAAAAACTCAAGTTTCCACCGGGAAATAAAACCGTTCCGATTTTGGGAATCACCGGAACCGGAGGAGCGGGAAAGTCCTCTCTTACGGACGAACTCGTCCGCCGATTTCTGATCGATTTTCCGGATAAAACGATCGCAATCCTATCGGTGGATCCTTCCAAACGAAAAACGGGAGGAGCGCTTTTAGGGGACAGGATTCGAATGAATTCCATCTCGCACGAACGGGTTTATATGAGATCTTTCGCCACGAGAGAAGCCAACATTGCGCTTAACAAAAACGTTAAACGAAGCATAGACGTTTTAAAAAGCGCGGGTTTCGATCTGATCGTAGTGGAAACGGCGGGAATCGGTCAAAGCGATTCCGAAATTACCGAGGTCGCCGACATCGCGCTCTACGTGATGACGCCTGAATACGGAGCCGCTACGCAGCTCGAAAAGATCGATATGATCGACTACGCGGATCTGATCGCGATCAACAAATTCGACAAACGGGGCGCACTCGACGCGCTTCGAGACGTCAAAAAACAATATCAAAGATCCAGACAACTCTTCGACAAGAACTTGGATTCCATGCCCGTGTTCGGAACGATCGCGTCGCAGTTCAACGATCCGGGAACCAACGGCCTATACAGCAATGTGATCCGGGCGCTCTCCGATAAGATGAAGCTCGGATGGAATTCTTCCTATGAAAAGGAAGCGGGAATGAGCGAGAAGATCTTCATCATTCCGCCGGATCGCGTCCGTTACCTCGCCGAAATCCGAGAAGAATGCAATCGATACGATCAAATCGCCGAAAAAGAATCCGAAAAAGCGCGCAAACTCTTCCAGCTCCAAGGGGCGATCGAGGTTCTAAGGTCTTCCGGACAAGAGACGAATATTCTGGAATCCGAATATTCGAAAATTGAAAACTCTCTGGCGCCCGAAACCAAAAAAATTCTCGCGGGTTGGGAAGCGAAACTCGCCAACTACCGCGGAGAAAACTTCACGTACAAGGTTCGAGACAAGGAAATCAAGGTTTCCAACAGGACGACATCCCTGAGCAATCTCGAAATTCCTAAGGTCGCGACTCCTAAGTTCAAGGATTGGGGAGAGATCGTCCGCTGGTCCTTTCAGGAAAATTTTCCGGGAGAATTCCCGTTTACCGCCGGAGTATTTCCGTTTAAAAGAACGGGAGAAGATCCGACTCGGATGTTCGCCGGAGAAGGCGGACCCGAAAGAACGAACGCGCGCTTTCACTACGTGAGTCTCGGAATGCCCGCACAACGTTTGTCCACCGCGTTCGACTCGGTCACGTTATACGGGGAAGATCCGGGAGAAAGACCGGACATCTACGGTAAAATCGGTAACTCCGGGGTAAGCATCGCCACGTTGGACGACGCGAAAAAACTCTATTCCGGTTTCGATCTATCCAACCCTACTACGTCCGTATCGATGACGATCAACGGTCCCGCACCGATGGTGCTCGCGTTCTTTATGAACGCCGCCATCGACCAAGCCTGCGAGAAACACATCAAAGCAACCGGAATCGAAACGGAAGTCCGTCAAAAGATAGAAGCGATCTACAAAGCGAAAAATCTTCCCATACCGAAATACAACGCGCCCATCCCGGAAGGAAACGACGGACTCGGCTTATTATTGTTAGGCGTAACGGGAGACGAGGTTCTCGAGAAGGAAGTTTACGAAAAGATCAAACGTGAAACCGTAAAGGTCGTCCGAGGAACGGTGCAAGCGGATATTCTCAAAGAGGATCAGGCGCAGAACACTTGTATCTTTTCCACCGAATTCGCGCTCAAGATGATGGGCGATATTCAGCAATACTTCATCACCAATCAGGTTCGAAACTTTTATTCGGTTTCGATCTCCGGTTATCATATCGCGGAAGCCGGCGCCAATCCGATCACTCAGGTTGCGTTCACGCTTGCGAACGGACTCACTTACGTGGAATATTTTTTAAGCCGGGGAATGAAGATCGACGACTTCGCTCCGAATCTTTCCTTCTTCTTTTCGAACGGAATCGATCCCGAATACGCGGTGATCGGTCGGGTCGCGAGAAGAATCTGGGCTAAGGCGATGAAGAACAAATACGGGGCTAACGATCGTTCGGCGATGCTCAAGTATCACATCCAGACTTCCGGAAGATCTTTACACGCGCAGGAAATCGCGTTCAACGATATACGTACCACGCTACAGGCGCTCTACGCGATCTACGACAATTGCAATTCTTTGCATACGAACGCGTACGACGAGGCGATCACAACTCCAACGGAGGAATCCGTTCGCCGTGCGATGGCGATCCAGCTCATCATCAACCGCGAACTCGGACTGGCTAAAAACGAAAACCCGGGTCAAGGCTCGTTCATCATCGAAGAGCTGACCGATCTCGTGGAACAAGCGATTCTCCAGGAATTCCATAGAATCTCCGAAAGAGGCGGAGTTCTCGGAGCCATGGAAATGATGTATCAGAGAAACAAAATCCAAGAGGAATCTCTATATTACGAATCCTTAAAACATAGCGGAGACTTTCCCGTGATCGGAGTGAACACGTTCCTAAGCAAAGAGGGTTCGCCCACGATTATACCGGAAGAAGTCATCCGTTCGACGGACGCGGAAAAGCAGGCTCAAATCGGAGCGCTCCGGGAATTTCACAAACGAAACGAAACCGATCTTGCCGATCGCCTACGTCAACTGAAGAACGTAAGTCTTTCCAACGGAAACATCTTCGAAGAATTGATGGAAACTTCCAAAAAAGTCTCCCTGGGACAGATGACCCACGCACTCTATGAAGTGGGCGGCCAATACCGCAGAAGCATGTAA
- a CDS encoding oligosaccharide flippase family protein, producing MLSLSGKMRKISDLLVQFRKSGMFKSSLFVSVSKAISSLLNLVFMVYSVNILTKSENGLFQYYAGFLPVLLAIAEFGLPAALVKFLAPVTGDKQKIGVLLSSSMIIKLGALGALAVISLVGAVLLRESSIVVALLVLGSFVLSFNSFFESIFICFGNYISLSFWNPLPNLIRLVVLYAADHLTERALGHLDILAIFTASPLFVLVLFFFVFPRKQLYWSGEKNGIREMTSTLTSFNGYAFLASIFAMISDRMEIFFLKWYHSQESAAVYGTALQLFSGFVILFSVINSLIYPKLSRLVDSDEFPKFLWKSVLLAVGMAVVLSPGFFLAEWILNLLFRGKYADSIGVFQILYPNYMLQLVFSPLGIALFALGQPRMLAFLALLRLVCGLVLANLLIPDYGPTGAASSYFLGQIVSWLILTGYFLAFFRR from the coding sequence ATGTTGAGTCTCTCGGGGAAGATGCGAAAAATTTCGGACCTCTTGGTCCAGTTCCGTAAATCCGGAATGTTCAAATCTTCCCTCTTTGTCAGCGTCTCCAAAGCGATCTCATCCCTGCTCAACCTTGTGTTTATGGTCTATTCCGTAAACATTCTCACCAAGAGTGAAAACGGACTTTTTCAATACTACGCAGGATTTCTTCCCGTGCTTCTCGCGATCGCGGAGTTCGGGCTACCGGCCGCGCTGGTAAAATTTCTCGCACCCGTCACCGGAGACAAACAAAAGATCGGAGTATTGTTGTCCTCTTCGATGATCATCAAACTCGGGGCGCTCGGGGCATTGGCCGTGATCAGTCTTGTGGGCGCGGTTCTGCTTCGGGAAAGTTCGATCGTGGTCGCGCTTCTCGTGTTGGGAAGTTTTGTCCTGTCTTTCAATTCCTTTTTTGAAAGTATCTTTATCTGTTTCGGAAATTATATTTCCTTATCGTTTTGGAATCCTCTTCCGAATTTAATCCGACTTGTCGTTTTGTATGCGGCGGACCATCTCACGGAAAGGGCGCTCGGTCATCTCGATATTTTGGCGATCTTTACCGCGTCTCCGTTGTTCGTGTTGGTATTGTTCTTCTTCGTGTTTCCGCGAAAACAATTGTATTGGAGCGGAGAAAAAAACGGAATCAGGGAAATGACTTCCACTCTAACTTCGTTCAACGGATACGCTTTTTTGGCCTCTATCTTCGCGATGATCTCGGATCGGATGGAAATTTTCTTTTTGAAATGGTATCATTCCCAGGAATCCGCCGCGGTTTACGGCACCGCCTTACAGTTGTTCAGCGGATTCGTGATTTTGTTTTCGGTCATCAACTCTCTCATTTATCCGAAATTGTCCAGGCTCGTCGACTCGGATGAATTTCCCAAGTTTTTGTGGAAATCCGTTTTGCTCGCGGTCGGAATGGCGGTCGTATTATCGCCCGGATTTTTCTTGGCGGAATGGATCTTGAATCTGTTGTTCCGCGGAAAATACGCGGACTCGATCGGAGTCTTTCAGATTCTGTATCCGAATTACATGTTGCAGCTCGTGTTCTCACCGCTCGGGATCGCGTTATTCGCGCTTGGGCAGCCGAGAATGCTCGCCTTTCTCGCTTTGCTTCGGCTTGTCTGCGGACTCGTGTTGGCAAATCTGCTCATTCCGGATTACGGACCGACGGGTGCGGCGTCTTCTTATTTCTTAGGCCAGATCGTATCGTGGCTCATCCTGACGGGATATTTTCTCGCGTTCTTTCGAAGATGA
- a CDS encoding lysophospholipid acyltransferase family protein, with amino-acid sequence METQTESDILDSLFLIPREPVKQFLKTLLHLVYSVEVTGLENVPPTGGAVLISNHTDNLDVIVQGTSVLRKVIYLGKYELFHPQETILDFLNNPSSPLNTFPLSLMKQTLVTTLNALGDLQGKQLMHWGGHPILRAHNVKDAKSAAAYYEDLENYMVELIQTGELISVYPQGTRTEHVTPGSFKALSAKLAIRAGVPIIPSAINGAWRMMKPEAFLTGKAFGAKITYNIGKPIYPHEFPKEPLKKAAKIVTEELENRVRKLIDAPES; translated from the coding sequence ATGGAAACCCAAACAGAATCCGATATTCTTGACAGCCTCTTCCTCATTCCGAGAGAACCCGTAAAACAATTCTTAAAAACTCTTCTTCACCTCGTATATTCGGTGGAAGTTACGGGTTTGGAAAACGTTCCGCCGACTGGGGGCGCCGTCCTGATTTCCAATCATACGGACAACCTGGATGTAATCGTACAAGGAACCTCCGTTTTAAGAAAAGTGATTTATCTTGGAAAGTATGAATTGTTTCATCCTCAGGAAACGATTCTGGATTTTCTCAACAATCCATCCTCCCCTCTCAACACGTTTCCGTTGAGTCTGATGAAACAGACCCTCGTCACGACCTTAAACGCGCTCGGAGATCTGCAGGGAAAACAACTCATGCACTGGGGCGGACATCCGATCCTAAGAGCGCATAACGTGAAGGACGCGAAATCCGCCGCGGCCTATTACGAAGACCTCGAAAATTATATGGTCGAACTCATTCAAACGGGAGAATTGATATCGGTGTATCCGCAGGGAACTCGGACCGAGCACGTCACACCCGGATCGTTCAAGGCGCTTTCGGCAAAACTCGCAATCCGCGCGGGAGTTCCGATCATCCCGAGCGCGATCAACGGAGCCTGGAGAATGATGAAACCCGAAGCGTTCCTCACGGGAAAAGCGTTCGGAGCCAAGATCACGTACAACATCGGAAAGCCGATCTATCCGCACGAGTTCCCGAAGGAACCGTTGAAAAAGGCCGCAAAAATCGTGACGGAAGAATTGGAAAACAGGGTGAGAAAGCTCATCGATGCTCCGGAAAGTTGA